Proteins from a genomic interval of Treponema brennaborense DSM 12168:
- a CDS encoding GGDEF domain-containing protein, producing the protein MRKTDFTQQEAAALLEVLQAENDVARLVDPAERKVYDNIGMNDTGFLCSELWGRSMRCENCTSLRVLHSQQRAFKIEILNNRTYWVTSRFLRIDGKPFVLETANDVTDTLILDSNQQDEFAKLISNYNRQLMTDPLTGLYNRRFLDEIFQPALNYGQENNENINIAVMDIDDFKQVNDTYGHLAGDALLKDIAAFWKQHFFSHKRNEKRMAVRTGGDEMLIIVCGSEFEVFTREIADHYARMHKTCRFSETVRIPFSITIGTASCKELEKPWSWNTLLSLADQRMYDAKMKKKNLPKNGVPEPHGELRAR; encoded by the coding sequence ATGAGGAAAACGGATTTCACGCAGCAGGAAGCGGCGGCGTTGCTCGAAGTTCTACAAGCTGAAAACGACGTTGCCCGTCTCGTAGATCCTGCAGAACGGAAAGTGTACGACAACATCGGTATGAACGATACCGGTTTTCTTTGCAGCGAATTGTGGGGACGCAGCATGAGATGCGAAAACTGCACGTCGCTGCGCGTTCTGCACAGCCAGCAGCGGGCGTTCAAGATAGAAATTCTGAACAACCGGACCTATTGGGTTACTTCCCGTTTTCTGCGGATAGACGGAAAACCGTTCGTCCTCGAAACGGCGAACGACGTTACGGACACGCTGATTCTCGACAGCAACCAGCAGGATGAATTTGCCAAACTGATATCCAATTATAACCGGCAGCTGATGACCGATCCGCTGACCGGCCTGTACAACCGGCGTTTCTTAGACGAAATTTTTCAGCCGGCGCTCAACTACGGCCAAGAGAACAACGAGAACATCAACATCGCGGTCATGGATATCGACGATTTCAAACAGGTAAACGACACGTACGGACATTTAGCCGGTGACGCTCTGCTGAAAGACATCGCCGCGTTCTGGAAACAGCATTTCTTTTCCCACAAAAGAAACGAAAAACGGATGGCGGTGCGCACCGGCGGAGACGAAATGCTGATCATCGTGTGCGGATCGGAATTTGAAGTTTTTACGCGGGAAATAGCGGATCATTACGCCCGTATGCATAAAACATGCCGTTTTTCGGAAACTGTCCGGATTCCGTTCAGCATAACGATCGGCACGGCGTCCTGCAAGGAACTGGAAAAACCGTGGTCCTGGAACACACTCTTGTCTCTCGCTGATCAGCGGATGTACGACGCGAAAATGAAAAAGAAAAATCTCCCCAAAAACGGCGTACCGGAACCGCACGGAGAGCTCCGTGCTCGCTGA